Proteins from one Candidatus Hydrogenedentota bacterium genomic window:
- a CDS encoding thioredoxin domain-containing protein: protein MSCSTSHHAGTPANRLLHETSPYLLQHAHNPVDWFPWGDEAIAKARTEDKPIFLSIGYSACHWCHVMERESFENAGIAALLNADFVSIKVDREERPDLDEIYMTAVVAMNGQGGWPMSVFLTPGLKPFYGGTYYPPADGYGRPGFASVLARIAHVWKHQRGEVLESADGLTDYIRAQLEETRGDTGALSLELVRNAAADLRRAFD, encoded by the coding sequence ATGTCTTGCAGTACTTCCCATCACGCCGGGACACCCGCGAACCGGCTCCTCCATGAGACGAGCCCCTACCTGCTTCAGCACGCGCACAACCCCGTGGACTGGTTCCCCTGGGGCGACGAGGCCATCGCAAAAGCGCGCACCGAAGACAAGCCGATCTTTCTGTCCATTGGCTATTCGGCGTGCCACTGGTGCCACGTCATGGAACGGGAATCGTTTGAAAACGCCGGGATTGCCGCGCTCCTCAACGCGGATTTCGTGAGCATCAAGGTGGACCGCGAAGAACGGCCGGACCTCGACGAAATCTACATGACCGCCGTGGTGGCGATGAACGGCCAGGGCGGCTGGCCCATGAGCGTCTTTCTCACGCCCGGTCTTAAGCCCTTCTACGGCGGCACCTACTATCCGCCCGCGGACGGATACGGCCGCCCCGGTTTCGCCTCCGTGCTCGCGCGTATTGCGCACGTCTGGAAACACCAGCGCGGCGAGGTGCTGGAAAGCGCCGACGGGCTGACGGATTATATCCGCGCGCAACTGGAAGAAACGCGGGGCGATACAGGCGCACTCTCCCTGGAACTCGTGCGCAATGCGGCCGCGGACCTGCGCCGCGCCTTCGACCA